In one Sebastes umbrosus isolate fSebUmb1 chromosome 13, fSebUmb1.pri, whole genome shotgun sequence genomic region, the following are encoded:
- the cxcr2 gene encoding C-X-C chemokine receptor type 2 yields the protein MKLQLLIVSVLVVISQEEEKQLLSTEEPGLEYFFNSLNNSTYEYEYEPSAPCSTTAPGFNSLGLMIAYIVVFILGVVGNSVVVYVVCQMKKGRSSTDIYLMHLAVADLLFCLTLPFWAVNAHSGWIFGNFPCKLLSGFQEASVYSGVFLLACISVDRHFAIVRATRVLPSHHWVVKWVCSVAWLVAGLLSLPVAIQRESLHYKELGQTICYENITGESSDHWRVGMLVLRHTMGFFLPLVVMAVCYGWIVVTLFHTRNQQKHKAIRVILAVVFAFVLCWLPYNITVLIDTLIRGSSLAVETCETVYTVEVVLKVTQVLAFMHCAVNPVLYAFIGEKFRNQLLSALHKHRLISKRLQMACRKGSVNSAGSTRSRNTSATM from the exons ATGAAGCTGCAACTTTTGATCGTCAGTGTTTTGGTTGTAATCAGTcaagaagaggaaaaacag ctgCTATCAACAGAGGAACCTGGCCTTGAATATTTCTTCAATTCCCTTAACAATTCTACATACGAGTATGAGTATGAACCATCTGCTCCTTGCAGTACAACTGCGCCTGGATTTAACAGCTTGGGCCTGATGATCGCCTACATCGTCGTGTTCATCCTCGGCGTGGTGGGCAACAGTGTAGTTGTCTATGTGGTTTGTCAAATGAAGAAAGGCAGATCCAGCACAGATATCTACTTGATGCACCTGGCGGTGGCGGACCTTCTCTTCTGTCTTACCCTCCCGTTCTGGGCCGTCAACGCTCATTCTGGTTGGATCTTCGGCAACTTCCCGTGCAAACTCCTTTCAGGCTTCCAGGAGGCGTCGGTATACAGTGGTGTCTTCCTGCTGGCATGCATCAGTGTAGACCGTCACTTTGCCATTGTGAGAGCTACACGTGTCTTGCCCTCCCATCACTGGGTGGTGAAATGGGTGTGCAGTGTGGCGTGGCTGGTGGCGGGATTACTATCCTTACCCGTGGCAATCCAGAGGGAGAGCTTGCATTATAAAGAACTGGGCCAGACCATTTGCTACGAAAACATAACTGGCGAAAGCAGCGACCACTGGCGTGTGGGCATGCTTGTTCTGCGCCATACGATGGGCTTTTTCCTGCCACTGGTGGTGATGGCGGTCTGCTACGGCTGGATTGTGGTGACGCTGTTTCACACACGTAATCAACAAAAGCATAAGGCCATACGCGTCATCCTGGCGGTGGTGTTTGCATTCGTTCTGTGCTGGCTGCCTTATAACATCACCGTACTGATCGACACACTCATACGAGGCAGCTCACTTGCAGTGGAGACATGTGAAACTGTCTACACGGTGGAAGTGGTGCTAAAGGTGACCCAAGTGTTGGCCTTCATGCATTGTGCAGTGAATCCAGTGCTGTACGCCTTCATTGGGGAGAAGTTCCGTAACCAGCTGCTCTCAGCTCTTCACAAACACAGGCTCATCAGCAAGAGGCTCCAGATGGCTTGCAGGAAGGGATCTGTCAACAGTGCAGGGAGCACCAGATCTAGAAACACCTCTGCTACCATGTAA